TGCTAACATTTGTTGCCAAATGCCACAATAATGCGATTAAATGCAGTCTTGTGTAAAAGCCTCATTAATTAGAGTTGACTTTGACTTGAGCTGAGCGGAGCGGAGCTCAATTCAACTCACAGTCAGTGGCACTGATTAAAtttccaacagcaacaacagtagtAATTATGACACCtctacatacacacacacacacacacacacacacagatatgtGAGCAGTGGTCAGGCAGCTGACGTTTGACAGAGCAGCGCTTGAAATATTGCACAACCaacgcattaaataattaagtgcttaattaaataacaaaacagtcagcagcagcagcactgcgAGCCTGGTTAGCAACTAATTTTagtattgtatttaattgccTGGCATGCACATCGTGCGCTCGactgttgcatgccacgctCATTAACTTGCTGCATGTGCAATGTGAGCGAGCGGGCTTATTGATTTTAGCTCTCTACTATATTTATTGTCAGCTctcataataataatcaatcaaattgattgctatttttgaattttgtacaatttatGTAAAACACATTCAGTTAGCGTTGTGACGCGGCCTCTTGGTTAGCGACAGCTTTCTTGCAATGCTCTGCGGCACAGATCCTTTAATGCGGGGCATGCAGTCCTTCGACTGTTTGCTCAGCATAGTCGACTCCAGCGGATTCTCATACAACACCAGCTCCATTTGCAGGCCTTTCTTAGTGGTGGCCGTGGACGATGTCAGTAGCTGTTCCAGCTCACCAGTGGTGAGATGCAAGTAGTTATCCTCGTGTGGCATAAACTCGTGCGGATATTGTGGCTGCAATAAATTGCGCACAGCACGCACCACACTGCGCGAGCGGCTGAATAATTGATCGTGCACCGTCAACGTGTAGTAGAGCTGGCGTGTGGTGGCAGGCGCTGCCAGCCAGAAGAGATAGATGCCGGGGTAATTCTCCTGGAACTGGTTCAAGTGCTGTTCCAGCTGTTTGTCCTGCAGCTGGGCAAACCAAGTGGTGCGACAAGCCAGCAACATGACTGGCAAATAATGCTTGAGTCTGGCATCATCGCGACTATCGAAGTGATCCACATTGGGCATGCTCATGTAGGTGCGACCAGGCTGTGTTTCCGCTCTGTCCTTGATGCCGCCATAAAGCAGCGTGGCGACGCACTTCACTTCATCCTTGGCCATTTCCGCCGGCCCGAAGCTCAGAGTCAGCGGCAAGTGATCATACATCTCGGCGTGCACAGTGTACGGCGCATGCTTGTGGCACATGTGCATGAGCATGCTGGTGGGAAAGATGGTCTCTGCGCAGTTGCTGATGGGACACTTGATGGGCTGGCGGGAgagtttgtttactttgtggatcagctgctgctcggtGAGCTCTTCCtcttgcatttgttgcagcaTTTCGCTCATTTGTggttttttcgatttgtttttattcctATGCAtttcgagtgtgtgtgtaattttttgtttatatttgctaaaGTGCTTGCTATGCTagaaactttttatttgcgtGTGCTTTCAACCAAATCGATAAACTGTCAATAtagattttgatttgattcgcgcacaaaatcaattgcatCGTTGCCTCTTCAATTGACAACTCATAACTCTTATCAAATGCGCATTTATTACAAACAAACGCTGTTATGTCGTTGCCTTgtcaaatttgcaaaaaaaaacaaataaacttcGTTGGTGTCACTCGCTTAAAGAAAATGATCAAACAAGTGTGTGCCAGAGAATCAGTGCTTAGGCCCTGTAAAAAATGCAAGATGGTCTTATAGTCTACACCACAGCAGAGTTTAATGTCTAAATCTCTAAATCTCACTTAAGACAATTAAAGACTTGGTATgccatatttaatataaaaacaatgtttTATTCAACTCTCAAGCTCtacgtttgttttgttgggCATACAGGGTCTCTCAGTGTCGGCTGCACGCAATTGACTTTTCGaatttgttcatttttgtGCTTTCCATTTCAGCTTTGAGCCAAGAGCTCTgtgaattaaatgaaaattggaTTTGACTGCGTACACAAAGGCCGAGcagacacaaaagcaaaagcaaagaaaagttTAAAAGAAAATCAGTGGTGGTTGGCATTTTGCGAGGTGTGTGAGCCAGCCCAAAAGTTTGTCTGCGAAACAGTTCAATttaaactttctttttttaggCTGCCCGCAACTTAGTAGGCCCCTGCAGATACTATGGAGATTGCACGTTAAATTAGACGAGTATGACAGTaagtttttaacattttttgtcTTTGGCAGCTTAAGGTTTTAATTTCGCCTGTGCTTTGTGCCTATCAAAAAGGGTTGCACATTAATTGCTTTACTAATCGGCCAACAACAAGAGAAGGaacagagcaaaaaaaaaaaaaaattaaatatagcttAAAATGTTTGGCGTTTACTGTTGGCTAAATACAAAGGCTGAGCACTTGGAGAGCTGCTCATGTATAAGTTTGATATGGGTGCGCTAGTGAGGCATCTCAATTTAACCACAAAAACCCGGACGCCAATACCATGAGTTCTAAAAAGGTTTCGATGCCAAAGTTTGCaactgaatttaattcaaaaatatttctaccacacacacaaacagaaagATAGAAATGACACCGTTGTCAATAGTTTTTGTGGCATGCGCCGCCGCCCTTAAATTTATCGACACTTTGAAGTGAGTTCAAAAGGTGCACTTCTCTCTCACACCCTCtagctttctctctctttcgctttatTTCTGACAGTTGCGGCGCGTTGGGCGTAAAATTGAGCGTTGCAAAGGGCAAACTGaagtaaaatgtaaatggTAATCGAACTGAGTGAAAAAAATGCCTTGTCTGTTAAGGCAGCAACTCAAATATGTGCACGTACAAATTCgaagaattttttattaagcatttgcataaaaactttttgtttaatttaacaaacgCAGCTTGAAGCGTAGTTCTTAGAAATCATCATTGTCTCTAAACTTGGAGATTTGCAAATAGGCTTCATCCATGATaggcagctgcaattaaaaatatattgtaagtaaaaattataatttacaattgtaaataatattatacttACTTGCTCTGGAGTAAAtcctttaaaataatttgttttcagcTGCAGTGGAGCTTGTAAATTGGGATCCCTGACAGACTTGAGAATGTCTAAGGCTTCAGCTAGGAACTTCAGGCTAATATGCGGACtgataaaatgaaaaacaattgattttaaCTTATGACAATTTTTCATGAGCTTCAGCAGGTGTTTGGAAACGTCATTAAAATGATGGTAGCTTAGAATTTCCAGCGTTTCAAGTTctttgaaatgttttaaaatctTAAAGTTGTTCTCATGGCTGAATCCGCATTTGAGGTTCTGCAAtgtttttaactttttcaGCTCAGCAATCTCATTCGAAGTGAGTTCAGCAACGACAGCTAAGCTACGTAAAGGCACTTGGCCTACACATAACTCATTGAAAAGTGTTACTAGCTCACTTGCTGTTCTTTCACCACTAATATTAACATGCGGAAAAAGACAATccaagttagaaagtgatttaattttagcgATTTCCTCTGCCTGCTTAGAATTAATGTCTACGCCTTTTAATGTTAAGCGTTGTAAAGTTTGTAATTGGCTCAAGGCATCAAATGAAAGCTCGACAGTATCATCAAGTAAAACAGTTAGTTCTTTCAGACAGTTTAGTTCTGCTAGTAGCTCAATGCATTCTGATTTCTCAAATCCGCTTTGCAGTTTCTTCAACGACCTAATGCCCACAAGTGCTGTAGTTTCTTCCAAAGTAAGTGGCACCTTCTCCATATTCAAGTATTCAATTGATAATGCAGCCAATGCTTTGAATAGTGTAGCTAATGTGCCGAGCTTATGTGTGGTCAAAGTCAGTTCTTCAAGTTGATTCAATTGtgaaaaaatttgaatattttcacCATCAGAAATACCTAGCTCGAGCTTTTTTAACGACGTAATTCTCGAGACCTGAAGGCATTCGTCAGGATCAAGTGATACGTTAGCAATAACTAATCGTTCAAGTTTAGGATGTTTTTGATTGGCTATTGCTTCAAATAAGTTTCTAAGGGATCCCAGTTGATGTGTCGAGATAGTTAATTCTTGTAACTCTGACAATAGTGCAAGCTGCTTTGTATTTTCTGCAGCTGCCAGGCCGCATGTTAATCGTTTAAGAGTTTTTAGTTTAGATAGCGCTTCAATTTCTTCAAAGTTTATTTCGACTTGATTTGGGTAATGCTTGCGTTGTTCTATTGAAACTTCTTGGAGAGCTGAGCAGGCCATACCTTGGAATAGATCTTTGAAGCTGCCAGTTTTGTGCTCGCCAAGAATTCGTAAATGTTGGATATTTTCTAATTTGGCCAAGCAGGAATATTGCCGCGCATCCAGAAGCTCGCGGTTATAGCTAtcgcttgttattgttagtttaCCATTATTATTGATCCAGTTGATGCAATGTAATGCGGTGCGACTTATGGTCACTTCATATTGGCATGATCTTAAGATACTCAGCAGGCCCTCGGAAATAGTTTGAAAATCTTGAATTGAGGGTATATACAGGCGTATAAGTTTTGGCAACTGACCCAACAGCACAATACTATTAAAGTCCTTGAATGTGCAATCCAAATACATgagagtttttattttagcgaTTTCAGCAACTTCATGGCAACTAAAAGGATAACCATAGGCACGTAGTTCTTGCAGTGTTGGTTGATCGTAAGTAGCAAACGCCTTAAGGAGTGGCAGCAGTGCATCCTGTTGATTTCCGTTTATAACTAGTTCTCTTAAGTTGGGAATTTTCACCAGCTGTGCGCAATCGGCAGTGTTTATGGGACTATCAGCTAAAGTTAGGTCTACACTTAGGGCTCTCATATCCTCAGTGTATTGAATGCAAGTCTCTCGTGGATAAACGCCTACATCACCACTCTTGGTGTTTACGAGGAACTTCAACATGGCATCAGCTAGTTCAGATAGCTTGTATTTAGAGTTTATTATTAAGCCATTTAGGTTCTGTAGATTTGTAAGATATTCCATACTTGCTATGTTGCGAAAGCTGCACTCTAAGTGAGTTAATGATTGAATTTTGCCAATCTCTTGCGCTTCTTCTGCACTGATGGGCTCCTCTTCAATGGTTATGTTTGTAAGCTCGGTATCGTCTTCTAAGGCAATGGCCTCGAATAAAGTTTTCAACGATCCACATTTGTTTGAAACGATGATCAAGCACTTAATTTGATTGagttttgccaaaaatgttatATCCTGCTGGTCGTAGAAAACAGCAGTAACCAATCTAAGCGTTTGAACTTTTGCCAACTCCAGCGCTTCATCGAAATTGAGCTTTGCATCT
The DNA window shown above is from Drosophila busckii strain San Diego stock center, stock number 13000-0081.31 chromosome 3L, ASM1175060v1, whole genome shotgun sequence and carries:
- the LOC108599164 gene encoding uncharacterized protein LOC108599164 — protein: MSEMLQQMQEEELTEQQLIHKVNKLSRQPIKCPISNCAETIFPTSMLMHMCHKHAPYTVHAEMYDHLPLTLSFGPAEMAKDEVKCVATLLYGGIKDRAETQPGRTYMSMPNVDHFDSRDDARLKHYLPVMLLACRTTWFAQLQDKQLEQHLNQFQENYPGIYLFWLAAPATTRQLYYTLTVHDQLFSRSRSVVRAVRNLLQPQYPHEFMPHEDNYLHLTTGELEQLLTSSTATTKKGLQMELVLYENPLESTMLSKQSKDCMPRIKGSVPQSIARKLSLTKRPRHNAN
- the LOC108598677 gene encoding uncharacterized protein LOC108598677, whose protein sequence is MAFLQKLTVRESVLDNLSLTKYERPGDFIDDPRNSLKDAKLNFDEALELAKVQTLRLVTAVFYDQQDITFLAKLNQIKCLIIVSNKCGSLKTLFEAIALEDDTELTNITIEEEPISAEEAQEIGKIQSLTHLECSFRNIASMEYLTNLQNLNGLIINSKYKLSELADAMLKFLVNTKSGDVGVYPRETCIQYTEDMRALSVDLTLADSPINTADCAQLVKIPNLRELVINGNQQDALLPLLKAFATYDQPTLQELRAYGYPFSCHEVAEIAKIKTLMYLDCTFKDFNSIVLLGQLPKLIRLYIPSIQDFQTISEGLLSILRSCQYEVTISRTALHCINWINNNGKLTITSDSYNRELLDARQYSCLAKLENIQHLRILGEHKTGSFKDLFQGMACSALQEVSIEQRKHYPNQVEINFEEIEALSKLKTLKRLTCGLAAAENTKQLALLSELQELTISTHQLGSLRNLFEAIANQKHPKLERLVIANVSLDPDECLQVSRITSLKKLELGISDGENIQIFSQLNQLEELTLTTHKLGTLATLFKALAALSIEYLNMEKVPLTLEETTALVGIRSLKKLQSGFEKSECIELLAELNCLKELTVLLDDTVELSFDALSQLQTLQRLTLKGVDINSKQAEEIAKIKSLSNLDCLFPHVNISGERTASELVTLFNELCVGQVPLRSLAVVAELTSNEIAELKKLKTLQNLKCGFSHENNFKILKHFKELETLEILSYHHFNDVSKHLLKLMKNCHKLKSIVFHFISPHISLKFLAEALDILKSVRDPNLQAPLQLKTNYFKGFTPEQLPIMDEAYLQISKFRDNDDF